In one Polaribacter sp. ALD11 genomic region, the following are encoded:
- the prmC gene encoding peptide chain release factor N(5)-glutamine methyltransferase, translated as MTLKDFKNYFSEALSETYPKTEIDSFFFILMEEKLNLQRIDTVLKPDFLITDKNLTDLKNILKRLQKEEPIQYILGNTEFYGLPFIVNRNTLIPRAETEELVEWILLETSELRTKNEDKTLTILDIGTGTGCIPISLAKNLHNVKISAIDISSEALKIAKQNALLNKIEVDFIEMNILEVNKLPQQFDIIVSNPPYVRELEKVAIRKNVLENEPHLALFVTDENPLLFYNKIADLAKQQLSKNGLLFFEINQYLGKETVAMLREKGFINIELKNDLFGNDRMIKCELV; from the coding sequence ATGACTCTTAAAGATTTTAAAAATTATTTTTCAGAAGCACTTTCAGAAACCTATCCAAAAACAGAGATCGACAGCTTTTTCTTTATTTTAATGGAAGAAAAACTGAATCTACAAAGAATTGATACGGTTCTAAAACCAGATTTTTTAATTACTGATAAAAATTTAACAGACTTAAAAAACATTCTTAAAAGATTACAAAAAGAAGAGCCAATACAGTATATCTTAGGAAATACAGAATTTTACGGTTTGCCTTTTATAGTTAACAGAAATACCTTAATTCCGAGAGCAGAAACCGAAGAATTGGTTGAATGGATTCTTTTAGAAACATCAGAATTAAGAACCAAAAATGAAGATAAAACACTCACTATTTTAGATATTGGTACAGGAACAGGCTGCATTCCTATTTCTTTGGCAAAAAACTTACATAATGTAAAAATTTCTGCTATTGATATTTCTTCGGAAGCTTTAAAAATTGCGAAACAAAATGCCCTTTTAAATAAAATTGAAGTTGATTTTATTGAAATGAATATTTTAGAAGTAAATAAATTACCTCAACAATTTGACATTATCGTTTCTAATCCTCCTTATGTTAGAGAATTAGAAAAAGTAGCAATTAGAAAGAATGTACTCGAAAATGAACCTCATTTGGCATTATTTGTAACTGATGAAAATCCGTTATTATTCTACAATAAAATAGCAGATTTAGCAAAACAACAGCTATCTAAAAATGGATTGTTATTTTTTGAAATCAATCAATATTTAGGAAAAGAAACGGTTGCAATGCTCAGAGAAAAAGGATTTATCAATATTGAATTAAAAAATGACCTATTCGGAAATGACCGAATGATAAAGTGCGAATTGGTTTAA